One genomic region from Bacillus sp. SLBN-46 encodes:
- a CDS encoding metallophosphoesterase: protein MLLFSLVMLISSSLTHAAEVIPTNHDIVRLRILETTDLHASLLNYDYYQTKVDNRIGLVKTATLIRKARKEADNALLFDNGDHLKGNPLGEYLARIRGINRGKTHPVYRAFNYLKYDAIAIGNHEFNYGLKFLNAALKGTKMPVLNANVYSVKKNTPYFTPYVILKRNVVDQNGVQHELKIGVISFMPTQIMKWDKTNLEGKVFAKPIVDSAKEFIPIMKAEGADIIIALAHTGISNEPYNPESEDAVYYLTKISGIDAVLAGHSHSVFPGPVYKHLRNTNMETGTINGKPVVMAGAFGNRLGIIDLKLKKAAGKWRVIEGESKTVPIADETGKSLVPTDKGLYHLMKPEHQETVDFIKKLGL, encoded by the coding sequence ATGCTTCTATTTTCACTAGTTATGCTTATTAGTTCCTCACTTACTCACGCAGCTGAAGTCATTCCAACCAATCACGATATTGTCCGGTTGAGAATCCTCGAAACCACTGACCTGCATGCTTCACTTCTCAATTATGACTATTACCAAACAAAAGTGGACAATCGGATTGGACTTGTTAAAACTGCCACTCTCATCCGTAAAGCAAGGAAAGAAGCTGATAATGCCTTATTATTTGATAACGGTGATCATTTAAAAGGAAATCCCCTCGGCGAGTACCTTGCAAGAATTAGAGGAATTAACAGAGGAAAGACACACCCGGTTTACCGTGCCTTTAATTATCTTAAATATGATGCTATAGCTATCGGAAACCATGAATTTAATTATGGACTAAAATTTTTAAACGCCGCCTTAAAAGGGACAAAGATGCCTGTCTTAAATGCCAATGTTTATTCGGTTAAAAAAAATACACCTTACTTTACTCCATATGTAATATTAAAAAGAAATGTAGTCGATCAAAATGGAGTACAGCATGAACTGAAGATTGGTGTTATTTCGTTCATGCCTACACAAATAATGAAGTGGGATAAAACAAACCTTGAGGGAAAAGTATTCGCAAAACCTATTGTTGATTCTGCTAAGGAATTTATTCCGATTATGAAAGCTGAGGGTGCTGATATCATCATTGCCTTGGCTCACACCGGTATAAGTAATGAACCTTATAATCCCGAATCTGAAGATGCAGTCTACTACTTAACCAAAATATCGGGTATTGATGCGGTTTTGGCTGGACATTCCCATAGTGTGTTCCCTGGACCAGTTTATAAGCACCTTCGCAACACGAACATGGAAACAGGAACAATTAATGGAAAGCCCGTTGTCATGGCAGGCGCTTTCGGTAACCGACTTGGGATTATTGACCTAAAATTAAAGAAAGCTGCAGGCAAATGGAGAGTGATTGAGGGAGAGTCCAAAACTGTCCCTATTGCTGATGAAACGGGGAAATCGCTAGTCCCTACTGATAAAGGCTTATATCATTTGATGAAACCAGAACATCAAGAAACAGTAGATTTTATTAAAAAGTTAGGGCTATAG